The following are encoded in a window of Eschrichtius robustus isolate mEscRob2 chromosome 1, mEscRob2.pri, whole genome shotgun sequence genomic DNA:
- the CREM gene encoding cAMP-responsive element modulator isoform X8, with translation MQKPIMAVTGDETDEETELAPSHMAATTGDMPTYQIRAPTTALPQGVMMAASPGSLHSPQQLAEEATRKRELRLMKNREAAKECRRRKKEYVKCLESRVAVLEVQNKKLIEELETLKDICSPKTD, from the exons ATGCAGAAGCCCATCATGGCTGTAACTGGAGACGAAACAG atgaggaaactgaacttGCCCCAAGTCACATGGCTG CCACCACTGGTGACATGCCGACTTACCAGATCCGAGCTCCGACCACTGCTTTGCCACAGGGAGTAATGATGGCTGCCtcgccaggaagcctgcacagtcCCCAGCAACTAGCAGAGGAAGCAACACGCAAACGAGAGCTGAGGCTAATGAAAAATAG GGAAGCTGCTAAAGAATGTCGACGTCGAAAGAAAGAATATGTCAAATGTCTGGAGAGTCGAGTTGCAGTGCTGGAAGTTCAGAACAAGAAGCTCATAGAGGAACTGGAAACCTTGAAAGACATTTGCTCTCCTAAAACAGATTAG
- the CREM gene encoding cAMP-responsive element modulator isoform X9: protein MQKPIMAVTGDETATTGDMPTYQIRAPTTALPQGVMMAASPGSLHSPQQLAEEATRKRELRLMKNREAARECRRKKKEYVKCLENRVAVLENQNKTLIEELKALKDLYCRKVE, encoded by the exons ATGCAGAAGCCCATCATGGCTGTAACTGGAGACGAAACAG CCACCACTGGTGACATGCCGACTTACCAGATCCGAGCTCCGACCACTGCTTTGCCACAGGGAGTAATGATGGCTGCCtcgccaggaagcctgcacagtcCCCAGCAACTAGCAGAGGAAGCAACACGCAAACGAGAGCTGAGGCTAATGAAAAATAG GGAAGCTGCCCGGGAGTGtcgcaggaagaagaaagaatatgTCAAATGTCTTGAAAACCGTGTGGCTGTGCTTGAAAACCAGAACAAGACTCTCATTGAGGAACTCAAGGCCCTCAAAGATCTTTACTGCCGTAAAGTAGAGTGA
- the CREM gene encoding cAMP-responsive element modulator isoform X10, with translation MQKPIMAVTGDETATTGDMPTYQIRAPTTALPQGVMMAASPGSLHSPQQLAEEATRKRELRLMKNREAAKECRRRKKEYVKCLESRVAVLEVQNKKLIEELETLKDICSPKTD, from the exons ATGCAGAAGCCCATCATGGCTGTAACTGGAGACGAAACAG CCACCACTGGTGACATGCCGACTTACCAGATCCGAGCTCCGACCACTGCTTTGCCACAGGGAGTAATGATGGCTGCCtcgccaggaagcctgcacagtcCCCAGCAACTAGCAGAGGAAGCAACACGCAAACGAGAGCTGAGGCTAATGAAAAATAG GGAAGCTGCTAAAGAATGTCGACGTCGAAAGAAAGAATATGTCAAATGTCTGGAGAGTCGAGTTGCAGTGCTGGAAGTTCAGAACAAGAAGCTCATAGAGGAACTGGAAACCTTGAAAGACATTTGCTCTCCTAAAACAGATTAG
- the CREM gene encoding cAMP-responsive element modulator isoform X7, with protein sequence MQKPIMAVTGDETDEETELAPSHMAATTGDMPTYQIRAPTTALPQGVMMAASPGSLHSPQQLAEEATRKRELRLMKNREAARECRRKKKEYVKCLENRVAVLENQNKTLIEELKALKDLYCRKVE encoded by the exons ATGCAGAAGCCCATCATGGCTGTAACTGGAGACGAAACAG atgaggaaactgaacttGCCCCAAGTCACATGGCTG CCACCACTGGTGACATGCCGACTTACCAGATCCGAGCTCCGACCACTGCTTTGCCACAGGGAGTAATGATGGCTGCCtcgccaggaagcctgcacagtcCCCAGCAACTAGCAGAGGAAGCAACACGCAAACGAGAGCTGAGGCTAATGAAAAATAG GGAAGCTGCCCGGGAGTGtcgcaggaagaagaaagaatatgTCAAATGTCTTGAAAACCGTGTGGCTGTGCTTGAAAACCAGAACAAGACTCTCATTGAGGAACTCAAGGCCCTCAAAGATCTTTACTGCCGTAAAGTAGAGTGA